Proteins encoded by one window of Acidobacteriota bacterium:
- a CDS encoding amidohydrolase codes for MKRQRSHSALQSLLATFAAVGLVACASTGAVSPDAEATAHAEDSPSRGADDPYGSTYRAPSTAAVLIENAVILTGTGERHDGASLLLADGEVAAVAGAGETLEAPSGVRRVDAAGRWVTPGIIDVHSHLGVYPSPGLNSTQDGNEVTNPVTAQVYAEHSVWTQDPGFPRALAGGVTSLTLLPGSANLIGGRGVTVKNVPARTVREMKFPGAPYTLKMACGENPKRVYGNRQRFPSTRMGNFAGYRAAWIDAAEYRRKHEEYRKKKAAGDEQGDKSPPPRDLSLETLAGVLDGEILVQMHCYRAEEMAWVMDLAEEFGYRVSAFHHAVEAYKIADLLAREDVCAAMWADWWGFKLEAFDGIRENIALVEKAGACAIVHSDSERGIQRLNQEAAKAMAAGNRMGMDLGPEDAIRWITSNPARAVGIADRTGSLEVGKAADVVLWSGDPFSVYSRAERVWIDGVPRYDRRDPALQPLTDFELGLTEAGP; via the coding sequence ATGAAGCGACAACGTTCCCATTCCGCGCTCCAATCTCTGCTGGCGACGTTTGCCGCCGTCGGTCTGGTGGCCTGTGCCTCGACCGGTGCGGTGAGTCCCGATGCCGAGGCAACGGCCCACGCCGAGGACTCTCCATCCCGCGGTGCGGACGATCCCTACGGTTCGACCTACCGCGCCCCCTCGACCGCGGCGGTGCTGATCGAAAACGCGGTGATCCTCACCGGCACCGGCGAACGGCATGACGGCGCTTCGCTCCTGCTGGCGGATGGTGAGGTCGCCGCCGTCGCCGGGGCGGGCGAGACCCTCGAGGCGCCATCGGGCGTGCGGCGCGTCGACGCCGCCGGACGCTGGGTGACGCCGGGCATCATCGATGTCCACTCCCACCTGGGGGTGTATCCCTCACCGGGCCTCAACTCCACCCAGGACGGCAATGAAGTCACCAACCCGGTCACCGCTCAGGTCTACGCGGAGCACTCCGTATGGACCCAGGATCCGGGCTTCCCGCGGGCTCTGGCCGGCGGGGTGACCAGCCTCACTCTCCTCCCCGGATCGGCGAACCTGATCGGCGGGCGCGGGGTGACGGTCAAGAACGTGCCGGCCCGCACGGTGCGGGAGATGAAGTTCCCCGGCGCGCCCTACACCCTGAAGATGGCCTGCGGCGAGAATCCGAAGCGGGTGTACGGCAATCGCCAGCGCTTTCCCTCCACCCGCATGGGCAACTTCGCCGGCTACCGGGCCGCCTGGATCGACGCCGCCGAATACCGTCGCAAACATGAGGAGTACCGCAAGAAAAAGGCTGCCGGCGACGAACAGGGCGACAAGTCTCCGCCGCCGCGCGACCTGTCCCTCGAAACCCTGGCCGGCGTCCTCGACGGCGAGATCCTGGTGCAGATGCACTGCTATCGAGCCGAAGAGATGGCCTGGGTGATGGATCTGGCGGAGGAGTTCGGCTACCGGGTGAGCGCCTTCCATCACGCCGTCGAGGCCTACAAGATAGCCGACCTCCTCGCCCGAGAAGACGTCTGTGCCGCCATGTGGGCGGATTGGTGGGGCTTCAAGCTCGAAGCCTTCGACGGTATCCGGGAGAACATCGCCCTGGTGGAGAAGGCCGGTGCTTGTGCCATCGTCCATTCGGATTCCGAGCGCGGCATCCAGCGCCTCAACCAGGAGGCGGCCAAGGCAATGGCGGCGGGTAACCGCATGGGGATGGATCTCGGCCCGGAGGACGCCATCCGCTGGATCACCTCGAATCCCGCCCGGGCCGTTGGCATCGCCGATCGCACCGGCAGCCTGGAGGTTGGCAAGGCGGCGGACGTGGTGCTGTGGAGCGGTGATCCCTTCAGCGTCTACAGCCGGGCGGAACGGGTGTGGATCGACGGCGTGCCGCGCTACGACCGGCGCGATCCGGCGCTCCAACCGCTCACCGATTTCGAGTTGGGCCTGACGGAGGCGGGGCCATGA
- a CDS encoding sulfatase-like hydrolase/transferase: MRHAILLLSVLALLPHLAAAETEETPPPNIVLITLDTVRADHLGAAGYQDARTPNLDALARRGTYFERCDTAAPITLPSHASLFTGLLPPRHGVRDNGTFTLGDEYQTLAETLSEAGYDTGAAIAAVVLAKRYGMAQGFRRWNEELTPKSPGLAAEERDAEAVTDAALKILGDLTKPYFLWVHYYDPHEDYRPPERLLERQQGAHRAYDAEIAYVDEQIGRLLTGLPGNTVVTAVADHGEMLGDYGEATHGVLLHHGARRVPLIMAGPGIAPGRRVTDLVRTIDLAPTLLEIAAVEAEPKEPIDGESLLPLISREAAAKGSRVSYSESFLPLFSYRWYPLRALSDGRWLFVDAPTPRLFDLRRDPAEERDLAAEKTTVLAKWRERFRERLVDWGELDDLPEAEAVSSEERRALAALGYLSGSGSAESLTGLPDPYDLVDIVARLLELGDAVSQNRCGEAFGELRRILRRSRENLPALNMAGICLMGEGKYAEALPYFEQAVSVHPDSTIARANLAGCLLRLDRRAEAEAAYRETLKRDAGVPQAVANLARLLREKGDLSGALQVMSKGFAAGGEHGRWYLERGLIQAAAGRVAPAFEDFERAVELEPTHREALENAALAAYRLRRPARAATLYRRLAEVSPGNSAPWKTLGAIQLYELADPAAARSSFERALALERDPAQRAELEALLAELGT, encoded by the coding sequence ATGCGCCACGCCATCCTCCTCCTGTCCGTCCTCGCTCTCCTACCGCACCTCGCGGCAGCCGAAACGGAAGAAACCCCACCCCCCAACATCGTCCTCATCACCCTGGACACCGTCCGAGCCGACCACCTCGGCGCCGCCGGCTACCAAGACGCGAGAACCCCGAACCTAGACGCTCTGGCCCGCCGCGGAACCTACTTCGAGCGCTGCGACACCGCCGCCCCGATCACCCTGCCGAGCCACGCCAGCCTGTTCACCGGCCTTCTGCCGCCACGCCACGGCGTGCGCGACAACGGCACCTTCACGCTGGGCGACGAGTATCAAACCCTCGCCGAGACCCTCTCCGAAGCGGGCTACGACACCGGCGCCGCCATCGCCGCCGTCGTCCTCGCCAAGCGGTACGGGATGGCCCAAGGGTTCCGCCGGTGGAACGAAGAACTGACCCCCAAATCACCGGGCCTCGCCGCCGAGGAGCGCGACGCCGAGGCGGTGACCGACGCGGCCCTGAAGATCCTCGGCGACCTCACAAAACCGTACTTCCTGTGGGTCCACTACTACGACCCCCACGAGGACTACCGCCCGCCGGAACGCCTGCTGGAACGCCAGCAGGGTGCCCATCGCGCCTACGACGCTGAGATCGCCTATGTCGATGAACAGATCGGGCGACTGCTCACCGGCCTGCCCGGCAACACCGTCGTCACGGCGGTCGCCGACCATGGCGAAATGCTCGGCGACTACGGCGAAGCGACCCACGGCGTGTTGCTGCACCACGGCGCCCGGCGGGTGCCGCTGATCATGGCCGGCCCCGGCATCGCGCCGGGCCGCCGGGTGACCGACCTGGTGCGCACCATCGACCTCGCGCCGACCCTGCTCGAAATCGCCGCCGTCGAGGCCGAGCCGAAAGAGCCGATCGACGGCGAAAGCCTGCTGCCGCTGATCAGCAGGGAAGCCGCTGCCAAGGGTTCGCGGGTCAGCTACAGCGAGAGCTTCCTGCCGCTCTTCTCGTATCGCTGGTATCCGCTGCGCGCCCTGTCCGACGGCCGCTGGCTGTTCGTCGACGCGCCGACACCGCGCCTCTTCGACCTGCGCCGGGATCCGGCCGAAGAGCGAGACCTCGCGGCGGAGAAGACGACCGTTCTGGCGAAATGGCGCGAGCGCTTCCGCGAGCGGCTCGTCGACTGGGGAGAGCTGGACGACCTGCCCGAGGCGGAAGCCGTTTCCAGTGAGGAACGCCGCGCTCTGGCGGCGTTGGGCTACCTCTCCGGTTCCGGCAGCGCGGAATCGCTGACCGGACTACCGGATCCCTACGACCTGGTGGACATCGTCGCCCGGCTGCTCGAATTGGGCGACGCGGTGAGCCAAAACCGCTGCGGCGAGGCCTTCGGCGAGCTGCGCAGGATCCTACGCCGCAGCCGCGAGAACCTGCCGGCCCTGAACATGGCGGGGATCTGCCTGATGGGGGAGGGCAAGTACGCCGAGGCGTTGCCGTACTTCGAGCAGGCGGTTTCGGTGCATCCGGATTCCACCATCGCGCGCGCCAACCTGGCCGGCTGCCTCCTACGGCTGGACCGCCGCGCGGAGGCGGAGGCCGCCTACCGAGAGACCCTCAAGCGCGATGCCGGGGTTCCCCAGGCGGTGGCGAATCTGGCGCGCTTGCTGCGCGAAAAGGGAGATCTCAGCGGCGCGCTCCAGGTGATGAGCAAGGGCTTCGCGGCCGGTGGCGAGCACGGCCGCTGGTATCTGGAGCGTGGCCTGATCCAGGCGGCTGCCGGCCGGGTGGCGCCGGCCTTCGAGGATTTTGAACGCGCCGTGGAGCTCGAACCGACGCATCGAGAAGCCCTGGAAAACGCCGCCCTCGCCGCCTATCGGTTGCGGCGTCCGGCCCGCGCCGCGACCCTCTATCGGCGCTTGGCGGAAGTCAGTCCGGGAAACTCGGCGCCGTGGAAAACCCTCGGGGCGATCCAGCTCTACGAGCTCGCAGATCCGGCCGCTGCCCGGTCCAGCTTCGAACGTGCCCTGGCCCTGGAACGGGATCCGGCCCAGCGGGCCGAGCTCGAAGCCTTGCTGGCGGAACTGGGGACGTGA
- a CDS encoding PA0069 family radical SAM protein: MERNSATLRGRGAGINPTSRFERLTVLSEEAPASRVATEYLADTSRSVIARNNSPDIPFDASLNPYRGCEHGCAYCYARPSHEYLGMSAGIDFESRILVKEDAPELLRRELASPRWTPQVLALSGVTDAYQPVEEKLGLTRRCLEVLVEARNPVVIVTKSARVTRDIDLLAELAMHRAAAVCLSTTTLDGDLARRLEPRASHPRRRLAAVEKLTAAGIPCSVLMSPLIPALTDHEIPALLQAAKDAGAVSASYLILRLPGAVAPLFEDWLTRNVPDRREKVLNRIRALRGGRLNDPRFGMRFRGQGPFADQIRTLFHTTRKRLGLDRSGPKLSTQSFRKPVIDQLPLFDF; encoded by the coding sequence ATGGAGCGTAATTCTGCCACCCTGCGCGGCCGCGGCGCCGGCATCAATCCCACCAGCCGGTTCGAGCGGCTGACGGTGCTGTCCGAGGAAGCGCCGGCGAGCCGAGTGGCGACGGAGTATCTGGCGGACACCAGCCGTTCGGTGATCGCCCGCAACAACAGCCCGGACATTCCCTTCGACGCCTCCCTCAACCCCTATCGCGGCTGCGAGCACGGCTGCGCCTACTGCTACGCCCGGCCGAGCCACGAATACCTCGGAATGTCCGCCGGCATCGACTTCGAGTCGCGCATTCTGGTGAAGGAGGACGCCCCGGAGCTGCTGCGCCGAGAGTTGGCCTCGCCGCGCTGGACGCCGCAGGTGCTCGCCCTCTCCGGCGTGACCGACGCCTATCAGCCGGTGGAGGAGAAGTTGGGCCTGACGCGCCGCTGCCTGGAAGTGCTGGTCGAGGCGCGCAATCCGGTGGTGATCGTCACCAAGAGCGCTCGGGTGACCCGCGACATCGATCTGCTCGCCGAGTTGGCAATGCACCGCGCCGCCGCCGTCTGCCTGTCCACCACCACCCTCGACGGCGACCTCGCCCGCCGCCTCGAACCCCGCGCTTCGCACCCTCGTCGTCGCCTGGCAGCGGTGGAGAAGCTGACGGCGGCGGGCATCCCGTGCAGTGTGTTGATGTCGCCCCTCATCCCCGCCTTGACGGACCACGAAATCCCCGCCCTGCTCCAGGCCGCCAAAGACGCCGGTGCCGTTTCCGCCAGCTACCTCATCCTCCGTCTCCCAGGGGCCGTCGCGCCGCTCTTTGAAGACTGGCTCACGCGCAACGTTCCGGACCGCAGGGAAAAAGTCCTCAACCGTATCCGCGCCCTGCGCGGCGGCCGTTTGAACGACCCGAGATTCGGCATGCGCTTCCGCGGCCAAGGCCCCTTCGCCGACCAGATCCGCACCCTCTTCCACACCACCAGAAAGCGTCTAGGCCTCGACAGAAGCGGCCCCAAACTCTCCACCCAATCGTTCCGCAAACCGGTGATTGACCAACTCCCCCTTTTCGACTTCTAG
- a CDS encoding Ig-like domain-containing protein, with translation MLASRFRPSRAAVAAALALLLFSGCVSVRTAGVVEHEGDLGGVEVRVFPDDRARRAGAIGPRYVETVLEREHRGAWQPVFRALSPAWSVVELPPGRYRLRLPSLLDETGAEVPLDAEGKIFRVRPGEVQQVEATVSHVPRAWIAAGVLTAVVAAIVLDEWLEDHDLPRPPPLPDVVLDAVFHLTVDLAVYSWVGEGRRGAGGPVDLAPVVTSTFPQDGTTVAASWVRLVFALSEPLAVVDSAAVRVAALCGDESYGLEGQTIYDPERWWVTWEPDEDLPAGCEIDVTLDASGIADPGGNGLFGEGAFSFRTAP, from the coding sequence ATGCTCGCTAGCCGATTCCGTCCGTCGCGCGCCGCCGTCGCCGCTGCTTTGGCCCTGTTGCTGTTCTCCGGCTGTGTCTCGGTGCGCACCGCCGGGGTGGTGGAGCACGAAGGCGATCTGGGTGGGGTAGAGGTGCGGGTGTTCCCGGACGATCGGGCACGCAGGGCCGGGGCGATCGGGCCGCGCTACGTGGAGACGGTGCTGGAGCGCGAGCACCGCGGCGCGTGGCAGCCGGTGTTCCGGGCCCTGTCGCCGGCCTGGTCGGTGGTGGAGCTGCCGCCGGGGCGCTACCGCTTGCGGCTGCCTTCGTTGCTCGACGAGACCGGTGCGGAAGTTCCCCTCGATGCGGAGGGCAAGATCTTCCGGGTGCGGCCCGGTGAGGTGCAGCAGGTGGAGGCGACGGTGTCTCACGTGCCGCGGGCCTGGATCGCCGCCGGGGTGTTGACCGCGGTGGTGGCCGCCATCGTGCTCGACGAATGGTTGGAAGACCACGACCTGCCGCGGCCGCCGCCTCTGCCGGACGTGGTGCTCGACGCCGTCTTCCACCTCACCGTCGACCTGGCCGTCTATTCCTGGGTCGGAGAGGGGCGGCGCGGCGCCGGCGGGCCGGTCGATCTCGCACCGGTGGTGACTTCCACCTTCCCGCAGGACGGCACCACCGTGGCCGCTTCGTGGGTGCGGCTGGTCTTCGCCCTGTCGGAGCCGCTGGCGGTGGTGGACTCCGCCGCGGTGCGAGTGGCGGCGCTGTGTGGGGACGAGTCCTACGGCCTCGAGGGACAGACGATCTACGACCCGGAGCGCTGGTGGGTGACCTGGGAGCCGGACGAAGACCTGCCGGCGGGCTGCGAGATCGACGTGACTCTGGACGCCTCCGGCATCGCCGATCCCGGCGGCAACGGTTTGTTCGGTGAGGGTGCGTTCTCCTTCCGCACTGCGCCCTGA
- the fdhD gene encoding formate dehydrogenase accessory sulfurtransferase FdhD, protein MVLRSRPGQSPRRPDALRAKTPARVERFGGGDRSEVDDLLATEEPLEIRVAAGRGAGREEHTVAVTMRTPGHDDELAVGFLFAEGVIARRDDVAAVGPVIDEPLPDLPDGCSNVVLVELAADRLPEMARLERHFFTTSACGVCGKSGIENLTLRAAPLPDGPQISAQVLAGLPATLRESQGVFDATGGLHAAAFFDLKGNLLSVREDVGRHNALDKLIGRAFLAGELPFENGAVLVSGRSSFEILQKCLAARAPIVAAVSAPSSLAVQVARGFHLTLAGFVRGDRFNLYSGFERVV, encoded by the coding sequence GTGGTCCTCCGTTCGCGCCCTGGGCAGTCCCCGCGCCGACCGGATGCCCTGCGGGCGAAGACCCCGGCGCGAGTGGAGCGTTTTGGCGGCGGCGACCGAAGCGAAGTGGACGACCTGCTGGCGACCGAAGAGCCGCTCGAGATCCGCGTCGCCGCCGGCCGGGGCGCGGGGCGGGAAGAACATACCGTCGCCGTCACCATGCGCACGCCGGGGCACGACGACGAGCTGGCGGTGGGCTTTCTCTTCGCCGAGGGCGTGATCGCCCGCCGGGATGATGTGGCCGCCGTCGGCCCGGTGATCGACGAGCCCCTACCGGACCTGCCGGACGGCTGTTCGAACGTTGTCCTCGTCGAGCTGGCGGCGGACCGCCTGCCGGAGATGGCTCGCCTCGAACGTCACTTTTTCACCACCAGCGCCTGCGGCGTGTGCGGCAAGTCCGGCATCGAGAACCTCACCCTGCGCGCCGCCCCGTTGCCGGACGGCCCGCAGATCTCCGCTCAGGTCCTCGCCGGCCTGCCTGCCACCCTGCGCGAGTCCCAAGGGGTGTTCGACGCCACCGGCGGTCTCCACGCCGCCGCCTTCTTCGATCTGAAGGGCAATCTCCTGTCCGTGCGCGAGGACGTCGGCCGCCACAACGCTTTGGACAAGCTCATCGGCCGCGCCTTTCTCGCCGGTGAACTGCCGTTCGAGAACGGCGCGGTCCTCGTCTCCGGCCGCTCGAGTTTCGAGATCCTCCAGAAGTGCCTTGCCGCCCGCGCCCCCATCGTCGCCGCCGTCTCCGCCCCCAGCAGCCTGGCGGTGCAGGTCGCCCGGGGTTTCCACCTGACCCTCGCCGGCTTCGTGCGGGGCGACCGCTTCAACCTCTACAGCGGCTTCGAGCGCGTCGTCTAG
- a CDS encoding TIGR00730 family Rossman fold protein produces MNESNKVPGGEMFAASEFLAGPQDRRFELQRAWRIFGEFIRGFRRLHFVGPCVTVFGSARFREGHPHYELSRQVGAELVRAGYTVMTGGGPGVMEAANRGAKEAGGRSVGCGIELPAEQGLNPYLDTSVDFRYFFVRKVMLVKYSYAFFIMPGGFGTLDELFETATLIQTAKIHDFPLVVMGTDYWRPLLDFIEHQMVNAKTISPGDYERLLVTDDVEEAVQHVVKVTTERFGLRWRKRRKPSWVLGEKDPVKGGSSPASAASPAGGA; encoded by the coding sequence ATGAACGAATCGAATAAAGTTCCCGGCGGCGAGATGTTTGCCGCCTCCGAGTTCCTCGCCGGTCCGCAGGACCGCCGTTTCGAGCTGCAGCGCGCCTGGCGCATCTTCGGCGAATTCATCCGCGGCTTCCGCCGGCTGCACTTCGTCGGCCCCTGTGTCACCGTCTTCGGCTCGGCACGCTTTCGTGAGGGGCATCCGCACTACGAGCTGTCGCGGCAGGTGGGTGCCGAGCTGGTGCGTGCCGGCTATACGGTAATGACCGGTGGCGGCCCGGGGGTGATGGAGGCGGCCAATCGCGGCGCCAAGGAGGCCGGCGGCCGTTCCGTCGGCTGCGGCATCGAACTGCCGGCGGAGCAGGGACTGAATCCCTATCTCGACACCTCTGTCGACTTCCGCTATTTCTTCGTCCGCAAGGTGATGCTGGTCAAGTACTCCTACGCTTTCTTCATCATGCCCGGCGGGTTCGGCACCCTGGACGAGCTGTTCGAAACGGCCACCCTCATCCAGACCGCCAAGATCCACGATTTCCCGCTGGTGGTGATGGGTACGGACTACTGGCGGCCGCTGCTCGATTTCATCGAGCATCAGATGGTGAATGCCAAAACCATCAGCCCTGGAGACTACGAACGCCTGCTGGTGACGGACGATGTTGAAGAAGCCGTGCAGCACGTCGTCAAGGTCACCACCGAGCGGTTCGGCCTGCGCTGGCGGAAGCGCCGCAAGCCGAGTTGGGTGCTGGGCGAGAAGGATCCGGTGAAGGGCGGCTCATCTCCCGCGTCGGCGGCGAGCCCGGCAGGAGGAGCGTGA
- a CDS encoding EamA family transporter translates to MSRARLLILASALLFSTGGAVVKSISLSGWQVACLRSGIAALVLFLALPAARRRWSWGSVGVGVAYAATMILFVLANKLTTAANTIFLQSTAPLYILLLSPWLLKEKVHRRDVFYMLALAVGMGLFFVGAEARQATAPDPWTGNLLSTAAGVTWALTVVGMRSLGRGRSGRGENLAGLAAFQGNLFAGLFCIPFAGDLLAVSAGDWAMVGYLGAFQIGLAYVLLTSGLRDVPALEASLLLLVEPVLSPLWAWSLHGEVPASGSLVGGLVIVAATAVKTVLDARRGRRERAAGRGAVA, encoded by the coding sequence ATGTCCCGTGCACGCCTCTTGATCCTGGCTTCCGCGCTGTTGTTCTCCACCGGTGGGGCGGTGGTGAAGTCGATTTCTCTTTCCGGCTGGCAGGTGGCTTGTCTGCGCAGTGGGATTGCGGCGCTGGTGCTGTTCCTGGCGCTGCCGGCGGCGCGGCGGCGCTGGTCCTGGGGATCGGTGGGGGTGGGGGTGGCCTACGCGGCGACGATGATTCTCTTTGTTCTCGCCAACAAGCTCACCACCGCGGCGAACACGATCTTCTTGCAGTCGACGGCGCCTCTCTACATTCTGCTGCTGAGTCCCTGGCTGTTGAAGGAGAAGGTGCACCGCCGCGATGTCTTCTACATGCTCGCGCTGGCGGTGGGGATGGGATTGTTCTTCGTCGGCGCCGAGGCGCGGCAGGCGACGGCGCCGGATCCCTGGACGGGAAACCTGCTCTCCACCGCCGCCGGCGTGACCTGGGCCTTGACCGTGGTGGGGATGCGGAGCCTCGGCCGCGGCCGCTCCGGCCGGGGCGAGAATCTCGCCGGCCTGGCGGCTTTCCAGGGCAATCTGTTCGCCGGTCTCTTCTGCATCCCGTTCGCCGGCGATCTGCTGGCGGTGTCGGCCGGCGATTGGGCGATGGTGGGCTACCTCGGCGCCTTCCAGATCGGCCTGGCCTATGTTCTCTTGACCTCCGGGCTGCGCGACGTGCCGGCCCTGGAGGCCTCTTTGTTGCTGCTGGTGGAGCCGGTGCTCAGCCCCCTGTGGGCCTGGTCGCTCCATGGCGAGGTACCGGCGTCCGGGTCGCTGGTGGGCGGGTTGGTGATCGTCGCCGCCACCGCCGTCAAGACCGTGCTGGACGCCCGCCGCGGGCGTCGGGAGCGCGCCGCCGGTCGGGGAGCGGTGGCCTGA
- a CDS encoding creatininase family protein, with protein sequence MLTSTPMPPQWSEQTWRDLAALDRSRTVALLPIGAVEAHGPHLPLNTDGLIAEGMVREAAQRLSEGGRWRPLVLPTLDYTPAGFAANFPGTISIRPHVLTELITDIARSLADQGVGMIAIASAHFDPANLEAILRAVREIEREGRIAIAFPNLTRKPWASRLTDEFKSGACHAGQYEGSVVLAERPDLVREDRRRTLPANPKSLSTAIRDGLASFEEAGGPEAYFGDPAAATAAEGIETLRTLGAILEEAVMEASEKKMETAP encoded by the coding sequence GTGCTAACCTCCACCCCTATGCCCCCCCAATGGAGCGAGCAAACCTGGCGCGATCTCGCCGCCCTCGACCGCTCGCGCACCGTTGCCCTGCTCCCGATCGGAGCGGTGGAAGCCCACGGTCCACATTTGCCCTTGAACACCGACGGATTGATCGCCGAAGGCATGGTGCGGGAAGCCGCCCAGCGCTTGTCGGAAGGCGGCCGCTGGCGTCCCTTGGTCCTGCCGACCCTGGACTACACGCCGGCCGGATTCGCCGCTAACTTTCCCGGCACCATCTCCATCCGGCCGCACGTATTGACGGAGCTGATCACGGACATCGCCCGCTCCCTCGCGGACCAAGGCGTCGGCATGATCGCCATCGCCAGCGCGCACTTCGATCCGGCGAACCTCGAAGCGATCCTGCGGGCGGTACGCGAGATCGAACGCGAAGGACGAATCGCCATTGCCTTCCCGAACCTCACCCGCAAGCCCTGGGCGTCGCGCCTGACCGACGAGTTCAAGAGCGGCGCCTGCCACGCGGGGCAATACGAAGGATCGGTGGTCCTCGCCGAGCGGCCCGACCTGGTGCGAGAAGATCGGCGGCGCACGCTGCCGGCCAACCCCAAATCCCTCTCGACGGCCATCCGCGACGGCCTCGCGAGCTTCGAGGAAGCCGGCGGCCCGGAGGCCTACTTCGGCGATCCGGCCGCCGCCACGGCGGCCGAGGGAATCGAAACCCTGCGCACCCTCGGTGCGATTCTGGAGGAAGCTGTGATGGAAGCCTCGGAGAAGAAGATGGAGACGGCACCATGA